The Gadus macrocephalus chromosome 21, ASM3116895v1 genome has a segment encoding these proteins:
- the LOC132449884 gene encoding zinc finger CCHC domain-containing protein 12-like, which translates to MDFIQKSGVKIPNAVTVSGITQVAEQDEQVIDFLKQYGKIERILLVDDSQSEFFQNLIVEYASGSALEGLEPRLPYMCIARDDPTVVYEVKTLSSVYATKVGSNVTKTYLAELKQLAKMSGKDYCVVLKEMMSQIGEDVETMQPTTEESSPTHVETTVVSPPTHQEQQSYTSFPDATPSSNGATDHVPLTNGKRAPSLSVSDLNPPDIQRVVVEHIVRRQDVVPHIQSQVRLRSFSGKTPRPNHETDYDTWRIHIELLQNDPSMSPLQISRKIQESLLPPAADVVKSLRPESPPAAYLQLLDSAFGTVEDGEELFAQFLNTLQDPGEKSSTYLHRLQLALNRATKRGGITHEEVDKHLTKQFCRGCWDNTLLSALQLEQKKSSPPPFSDLLLMIRSEEDRQQAKSCRMKKHIGITKQRAQVQFHGAYVCEPEEKDESSISAIEDLRKQVASLQSQLTTYMSQKNTKGASSKGSAGKQQSRMSKPNDTDMQRQIKKKQTYKPKPWYCFNCGEDGHIAPCCTDPANPDLVAEKKRQLEKKQRQWEAQNDSNLPLND; encoded by the coding sequence ATGGATTTCATACAAAAGTCTGGTGTCAAAATTCCAAATGCAGTTACTGTCAGTGGAATTACTCAGGTAGCTGAACAAGATGAACAAGTGATTGACTTTCTAAAACAGTATGGTAAAATTGAGAGAATCCTTTTGGTTGATGATTCACAGTCCGAGTTCTTTCAAAACCTGATCGTTGAATATGCTAGCGGTTCAGCCTTAGAAGGTTTAGAACCTCGCTTACCGTACATGTGCATAGCACGAGATGACCCCACTGTTGTCTATGAAGTAAAAACACTCAGTAGCGTGTACGCTACCAAGGTTGGAAGTAATGTTACCAAGACATACTTAGCTGAGCTCAAGCAACTAGCTAAGATGAGTGGCAAAGACTATTGCGTGGTGTTGAAGGAAATGATGTCTCAGATCGGGGAAGATGTTGAAACTATGCAGCCCACAACTGAAGAATCCTCCCCCACACATGTTGAGACCACTGTCGTATCCCCACCCACTCATCAAGAGCAACAGTCTTACACCTCATTTCCAGATGCCACACCAAGCAGCAACGGTGCCACTGACCATGTTCCCCTCACCAATGGAAAGAGAGCACCGTCCCTATCAGTAAGTGACTTGAACCCACCGGACATCCAGAGGGTCGTGGTCGAGCATATTGTGCGGAGGCAAGACGTTGTCCCACACATCCAATCCCAAGTGAGACTCCGCTCCTTCTCCGGCAAGACTCCCAGACCTAATCATGAAACTGATTATGACACATGGCGCATACACATTGAGTTGCTCCAGAATGATCCTAGCATGTCTCCTCTGCAAATATCCAGAAAAATCCAAGAAAGCTTGCTCCCACCAGCAGCTGATGTAGTTAAAAGCTTACGGCCTGAGTCACCGCCTGCAGCCTACCTACAGCTCCTAGACTCAGCCTTCGGTACTGTGGAAGATGGAGAGGAGCTCTTTGCTCAATTCCTGAACACCCTCCAAGACCCAGGTGAGAAATCATCCACTTACCTTCATCGGCTCCAGTTAGCCTTGAACAGAGCAACAAAAAGGGGGGGAATTACACATGAAGAAGTAGACAAACATCTTACTAAGCAGTTCTGCAGGGGGTGTTGGGATAACACCTTGCTCAGCGCCCTGCAACTGGAGCAAAAGAAGAGCAGCCCACCCCCATTCTCAGACCTCTTGCTAATGATTCGCTCCGAAGAAGATCGACAGCAAGCAAAATCCTGTCGTATGAAAAAACATATTGGCATCACAAAGCAAAGAGCTCAGGTGCAGTTCCATGGCGCATATGTTTGTGAACCAGAGGAGAAAGATGAGAGCAGTATCAGTGCTATTGAGGATCTGAGAAAGCAAGTGGCAAGTCTGCAAAGCCAACTAACTACATACATGTCACAGAAAAACACCAAAGGAGCTAGCAGCAAGGGATCTGCAGGGAAGCAACAGAGCAGGATGTCAAAGCCAAATGATACAGACATGCAAAGACAAATCAAAAAGAAACAGACATACAAACCCAAGCCCTGGTACTGTTTTAACTGCGGTGAAGATGGGCACATTGCCCCCTGCTGCACCGACCCCGCAAACCCCGACCTAGTGGCAGAAAAGAAGAGGCAGTTGGAAAAAAAACAGCGCCAGTGGGAAGCTCAAAATGATTCAAACTTACCTTTAAACGACTAA